One genomic region from Microcystis panniformis FACHB-1757 encodes:
- a CDS encoding thioredoxin family protein, with translation MTATTPTNKTRNLLLAVTAVILSVAIFFGFQTTASSVSLEAQAEKATPFELALSNGKPTLTEFYANWCTSCQAMAPEIAEIKKQYGNAINFVMLNVDNNKWLPEILRYRVDGIPHFVFLNNQGQPVAQAIGEQPKSILTANLEALLTNSTLPYATTTGETSDFNILVGASQTDPRSHGSQVKQ, from the coding sequence ATGACAGCCACCACACCCACCAACAAAACCAGAAATCTGCTGCTGGCAGTGACGGCAGTTATCCTTAGTGTAGCGATTTTCTTTGGCTTTCAAACCACCGCTAGTTCCGTATCTTTGGAAGCGCAAGCGGAAAAAGCGACACCTTTCGAGCTTGCCCTCAGCAATGGTAAACCCACCCTGACAGAATTTTATGCTAATTGGTGTACCAGTTGTCAGGCGATGGCCCCTGAAATTGCCGAAATTAAAAAACAATACGGTAATGCCATTAATTTTGTCATGCTCAACGTTGATAATAATAAATGGTTGCCAGAAATTCTCCGTTATCGTGTGGATGGTATTCCCCATTTTGTCTTTTTAAATAACCAAGGACAACCGGTTGCCCAAGCGATCGGAGAACAACCAAAATCAATTTTAACTGCTAATTTAGAAGCACTTTTAACTAATTCTACCCTACCCTATGCCACCACTACGGGAGAGACTTCTGATTTTAATATCCTTGTGGGCGCTAGTCAAACTGATCCCCGCAGTCACGGCAGTCAAGTTAAGCAGTAA
- a CDS encoding NIL domain-containing protein: protein MKKRVTLTFPKKAVHMPVTYRLAKDFNIAANIIRAQVAPNQVGTLVLELSGDIDELEAAIEWLQLQNIGVSQVSREIVIDEEKCVDCGLCTGVCPTEALTLDPESFRLKFLRSRCVVCEQCIPTCPVVAISTNL from the coding sequence ATGAAAAAACGCGTTACTCTCACTTTTCCCAAAAAAGCCGTCCATATGCCCGTTACCTATCGACTGGCGAAGGATTTTAACATCGCCGCTAATATTATCCGCGCCCAAGTTGCCCCCAATCAAGTGGGAACATTAGTATTAGAATTATCGGGAGATATCGATGAGTTAGAAGCGGCGATCGAATGGTTACAATTACAAAATATTGGCGTTTCCCAAGTTAGTCGCGAAATCGTCATTGATGAAGAAAAATGCGTCGATTGTGGCTTATGTACGGGAGTTTGTCCCACGGAAGCTTTAACCCTTGATCCCGAAAGTTTTCGTCTTAAGTTTTTGCGTTCCCGTTGTGTGGTTTGTGAACAATGTATCCCCACTTGTCCCGTGGTGGCAATTTCCACAAACTTGTAA